A genomic segment from Sphingomonas astaxanthinifaciens DSM 22298 encodes:
- a CDS encoding M28 family peptidase, which produces MRVLLLSTALIAAPAAAAAAPATPEQQMQAAAREVSQARIRADIATLVAFGTRHTLSSQTDPKRGIGAAVRWAEAELKKNGLEVAQVCDTVTKPPRVPVPTRVCNAVAIQRGTERPNDVVIITGHIDSRVSDVMNATADAPGANDDGSGTAAVLESARVLSKRKFPGTIVYAALSGEEQGLLGGKILADYAKAQGWNVIANLNNDIIGNSCGSDGVCDGKTVRVFSEGPRWQGREELAAAQRSLGGENDSPSRNISRFLDRLAERLPSIGLDVRQVWRNDRFGRGGDHTEFLNAGFPAIRFSVAVENYDQQHQDLRTEKGRVYGDTLGVMDLPYLTKVIRLNTAALMALASAPPPPEPKAEGAVSTDTTISWRFVPGAAQHVVRWRRTDSNQWQQMLSVPVRRRLGSDTVATLCTQANPEPCSVILPKVRVDDWVFGVSSVSKDGWESPVASAVPGGAFKPYVAPANLAK; this is translated from the coding sequence ATGCGCGTATTGCTGCTTTCCACCGCCCTGATCGCCGCCCCGGCCGCCGCCGCCGCAGCGCCCGCCACCCCCGAACAGCAGATGCAGGCCGCCGCCCGCGAGGTGAGCCAGGCCCGGATCCGCGCCGACATCGCGACGCTGGTGGCCTTCGGTACCCGCCATACCCTGTCGAGCCAGACCGACCCCAAGCGCGGGATCGGCGCGGCAGTGCGCTGGGCAGAGGCGGAGCTCAAGAAGAACGGGCTCGAGGTCGCTCAGGTCTGCGACACCGTCACCAAGCCGCCGCGGGTGCCGGTGCCGACACGGGTCTGCAACGCGGTCGCGATCCAGCGCGGGACCGAACGCCCCAACGACGTCGTCATCATCACCGGCCATATCGATAGCCGGGTCAGCGACGTGATGAACGCCACCGCCGACGCGCCGGGCGCCAATGACGATGGCTCGGGCACCGCCGCGGTGCTCGAATCGGCCCGCGTGCTGTCGAAGCGCAAGTTCCCCGGCACCATCGTCTATGCCGCGCTGAGCGGCGAGGAGCAGGGGTTGCTCGGCGGCAAGATCCTGGCGGACTATGCCAAGGCACAGGGCTGGAACGTCATCGCCAATCTCAACAACGACATCATCGGCAACAGCTGCGGCAGCGACGGGGTGTGCGACGGCAAGACGGTTCGGGTCTTCTCCGAGGGGCCGCGGTGGCAGGGCAGGGAAGAACTGGCCGCGGCGCAGCGGAGCCTCGGCGGCGAGAACGACAGTCCCAGCCGCAACATCAGCCGCTTCCTCGACCGGCTGGCCGAGCGGCTGCCGTCAATCGGCCTCGACGTTCGCCAGGTCTGGCGCAACGACCGCTTCGGGCGTGGCGGGGACCATACCGAGTTCCTCAACGCCGGCTTTCCCGCCATTCGCTTCTCGGTCGCGGTGGAGAATTACGACCAGCAGCACCAGGACCTCAGGACCGAGAAGGGCAGGGTCTATGGCGACACGCTGGGCGTGATGGACCTGCCCTATCTGACCAAGGTCATTCGCCTCAACACCGCCGCGCTGATGGCGCTGGCCAGCGCCCCGCCGCCGCCGGAGCCCAAGGCCGAAGGAGCGGTGAGCACCGACACCACGATCAGCTGGCGGTTCGTTCCCGGGGCGGCCCAGCATGTCGTTCGCTGGCGCCGCACCGACTCGAACCAGTGGCAGCAGATGCTGTCCGTGCCGGTCCGTCGGCGGCTGGGGAGCGACACGGTGGCGACGCTTTGCACTCAGGCCAATCCCGAGCCCTGCAGCGTGATCCTGCCGAAGGTCCGCGTCGACGACTGGGTGTTCGGTGTCTCCTCGGTCAGCAAGGACGGGTGGGAAAGCCCGGTCGCGAGCGCGGTGCCGGGCGGAGCGTTCAAGCCCTATGTGGCGCCGGCGAACCTGGCCAAATGA